A region of Myxococcus stipitatus DSM 14675 DNA encodes the following proteins:
- a CDS encoding carotenoid oxygenase family protein, producing the protein MNEAPKPPVSPLPFPVPRDEPPPAPAPAHEPDGTTYPGLQVPPGPRPGMPHNAMTSDRTPYTREPLKVLAGTLPPDLHGHVYVAGPSVHAGSPALASDGLVLRLDFDGAHATFSSAIMKTPSYYAREPINAGETKRGPLTRYLQEFRDTTLSDVSIAYGAQEAPNTAPFLVEGENMLLVTTDAGRPWAIHPLTLKAYTPLGYKREWKAAVPAPWAFPLLQSTAHPAFAPEPAVPISPEKESQQKPRLFFTNHAPKWPLGDGWTQLVTWDTWENRLHHWALMDAASGKPVVTQSLHQIAVTRDYVVLLDSNFPVNFWSIAAQAALPGMTRVQRFVDRVTSEPSYPQAVFWVVKRSDLRPSPGTLSRDDPPRIPAYRFQAGGGGLHFAARYENPDDIITLVAGHSPSEDLSHTLEEGDLLINGNRAQAYQQGMPTAVPMTRSSLGVHRIDMRRLRLESRLHAHDDFTWGLTVFSNAGLINGELETNLRLYLREVPRPPTQDSSSDDVGGVKWGIPDDELAIYFNSDGFTADMVPEHLYQLYKPIVGDKAGLPIQEGRAASFFKFFVHSGRFEGYVLPTGWFGFAPQFVPSIKLPKVPYWKGYVVALVVSDPTPDLPLNSTGDEVWIFDSENIAKGPICRLGSRNFDVGMTLHTTFLPPGLGDILDGNIPEGPPYAVNVREDYNVDEIQKAYEDWLPGFFPRIPKALFAPWRMGVRWALNFPKLRKVFERDVYPHFPLRPPEKHSKNE; encoded by the coding sequence ATGAACGAAGCGCCCAAGCCACCCGTGTCTCCGCTGCCCTTCCCCGTCCCGCGCGATGAGCCACCTCCCGCGCCCGCGCCCGCCCACGAGCCGGACGGGACCACGTACCCCGGCCTCCAGGTCCCCCCGGGACCGAGGCCGGGCATGCCGCACAACGCGATGACGTCCGACCGGACGCCGTACACGCGCGAGCCCCTCAAGGTGCTCGCCGGCACCCTGCCGCCGGACCTCCACGGCCACGTCTACGTCGCGGGGCCCAGCGTGCACGCGGGCTCGCCAGCCCTGGCCTCGGATGGACTGGTGCTGCGGCTCGACTTCGACGGCGCGCACGCGACCTTCAGCTCGGCCATCATGAAGACGCCGTCGTACTACGCGCGCGAGCCCATCAACGCGGGTGAGACGAAGCGCGGCCCCCTCACGCGCTACCTCCAGGAGTTTCGAGACACCACGCTCTCGGACGTCTCGATTGCGTACGGCGCGCAGGAGGCCCCCAACACGGCGCCGTTCCTCGTCGAGGGCGAGAACATGCTGCTCGTCACCACGGACGCGGGCCGTCCGTGGGCCATCCACCCGCTCACCCTGAAGGCGTACACGCCGCTGGGCTACAAGCGCGAGTGGAAGGCCGCGGTGCCCGCGCCTTGGGCGTTCCCGCTGCTGCAGAGCACCGCGCACCCCGCCTTCGCCCCCGAGCCCGCGGTCCCCATCTCCCCGGAGAAGGAGTCGCAGCAGAAGCCGCGCCTGTTCTTCACCAACCACGCGCCCAAGTGGCCGCTGGGTGACGGCTGGACGCAGCTGGTGACGTGGGACACCTGGGAGAACCGCCTCCACCACTGGGCGCTCATGGACGCGGCCTCGGGCAAGCCCGTGGTGACCCAGTCGCTCCACCAGATCGCCGTCACGCGCGACTACGTGGTGCTGCTGGACAGCAACTTCCCGGTCAACTTCTGGAGCATCGCGGCGCAGGCGGCACTGCCCGGGATGACGCGGGTGCAGCGCTTCGTGGACCGGGTCACCTCCGAGCCGTCGTATCCCCAGGCGGTGTTCTGGGTGGTGAAGCGCTCGGACCTGCGTCCTTCTCCCGGCACGTTGTCTCGCGATGACCCACCGCGCATCCCCGCGTACCGCTTCCAGGCGGGAGGCGGCGGCCTGCACTTCGCCGCGCGCTACGAGAACCCGGACGACATCATCACCCTGGTCGCGGGGCACTCACCCTCCGAGGATCTGTCTCACACCCTCGAGGAAGGCGACCTGCTCATCAACGGCAACCGGGCGCAGGCGTATCAGCAGGGCATGCCCACGGCGGTGCCCATGACTCGCAGCTCGCTGGGGGTGCATCGCATCGACATGCGCCGGCTGCGCCTCGAGTCCCGGCTGCACGCGCACGACGACTTCACCTGGGGCCTCACCGTGTTCTCCAACGCGGGCCTCATCAACGGTGAGCTCGAGACGAACCTGCGGCTGTACCTGCGCGAGGTCCCGCGTCCGCCGACGCAGGACAGCTCCTCGGACGATGTGGGGGGCGTCAAGTGGGGCATCCCCGACGACGAGCTCGCCATCTACTTCAACTCGGATGGCTTCACGGCGGACATGGTCCCCGAGCACCTGTACCAACTCTACAAGCCCATCGTCGGCGACAAGGCGGGCCTGCCCATCCAGGAGGGCCGCGCGGCGAGCTTCTTCAAGTTCTTCGTCCACTCCGGCCGGTTCGAGGGGTACGTGCTCCCCACGGGCTGGTTCGGCTTCGCGCCGCAGTTCGTGCCGAGCATCAAGCTGCCGAAGGTGCCCTACTGGAAGGGCTACGTCGTCGCGCTCGTCGTGTCGGACCCGACGCCGGACCTCCCGCTCAACTCCACGGGCGACGAGGTGTGGATCTTCGACTCGGAGAACATCGCGAAGGGCCCCATCTGCCGGCTCGGCAGCAGGAACTTCGACGTGGGCATGACGCTGCACACCACGTTCCTGCCGCCGGGGCTGGGCGACATCCTCGATGGCAACATCCCCGAGGGGCCTCCGTACGCCGTCAACGTGCGCGAGGACTACAACGTCGACGAGATCCAGAAGGCCTACGAGGACTGGCTGCCGGGCTTCTTCCCCCGCATCCCGAAGGCCCTCTTCGCGCCGTGGCGGATGGGCGTGCGGTGGGCGCTCAACTTCCCGAAGCTGCGCAAGGTCTTCGAGCGGGACGTGTATCCCCACTTCCCGCTCCGGCCGCCCGAGAAGCACTCGAAGAACGAGTGA
- a CDS encoding protein kinase domain-containing protein — protein sequence MNEQDLSQPRVIGGRYVLERMLAGGGMGTVWVAMDPKLQRRVALKLMASHCAPTTHSLRQFEWEAQAIARFQSPHVIQVHDCDLAGETPYIVMELLEGEDLESLLNRRGRLSLAMVERLLAQASHALTAAHAAGVIHRDLKPANLFLSRSAAGEVVKVLDFGLALLTQGGAAQPHPDEEMAGTPRYMSPEQLRSLSPRLDHRCDLWALAVVAYRALTGQHPFPLESLRQMRLGNKPPPAVPPSTLVPELGAEVDAFFARALDLEPSARFQSAHELSSAFSSRVEAGRPFRPAKVLVVDDEPDVAVMMEQSFRKQIRRSVYQFLFAADGEEALEELRQHPDTAVVLCDINMPRMDGLTFLSRVGEVSALVRVVIVSAYGDMSNLRTAMNRGAFDFITKPIDFPDLEATLIKTLKHVRELRRTVRYTEENGLLRMFVPGGVLERIPPMLQGTEAMAGEWVEGTVVFIDVDGFTPVLRQEAPPESLRRLNANFEAIVPEVLARGGTVDKFVGDAVMALFRGPEHVDRALEACLAIRRQLEILALKGGETAPYAHGVCMGLDSGDLVAGSIGAKASGRLDYTVLGDAVNTAARLASLAGRGQVLLSDRTRTRAREPYVYAPLGEQQLPGTALSLTVFELLRGEGARAVAPEDTTPLVGPASV from the coding sequence ATGAACGAACAAGACCTGTCTCAGCCGCGTGTCATCGGCGGGCGATACGTCCTGGAGCGAATGCTCGCGGGCGGTGGAATGGGCACCGTTTGGGTGGCGATGGACCCCAAGCTCCAGCGTCGCGTGGCGCTCAAGCTGATGGCGAGTCATTGCGCGCCCACGACGCATTCCTTGCGCCAGTTCGAGTGGGAGGCGCAGGCCATCGCCCGCTTCCAGAGTCCCCACGTCATCCAGGTCCACGACTGCGACCTGGCGGGCGAGACGCCCTACATCGTCATGGAGCTGCTGGAGGGCGAGGACCTGGAGTCGCTGCTGAACCGGCGCGGCAGGCTGTCGCTCGCCATGGTGGAGCGGCTGCTGGCCCAGGCGTCCCACGCCCTCACCGCCGCGCACGCCGCGGGCGTCATCCACCGGGACCTCAAGCCCGCCAACCTGTTCCTGTCCCGCAGCGCGGCGGGCGAAGTGGTGAAGGTGCTCGACTTCGGGCTCGCGCTGCTGACCCAAGGCGGCGCCGCGCAGCCGCACCCGGACGAGGAGATGGCGGGCACGCCCCGGTACATGAGCCCCGAGCAGCTGCGGAGCCTGTCGCCTCGGCTGGACCACCGGTGCGACCTGTGGGCCCTGGCCGTGGTGGCCTACCGAGCGCTCACCGGGCAGCACCCGTTTCCGCTGGAGTCGCTGCGGCAGATGCGCCTGGGCAACAAGCCGCCTCCGGCGGTGCCTCCCTCCACGCTGGTGCCCGAGCTGGGCGCGGAGGTGGATGCCTTCTTCGCGCGAGCCCTGGACCTGGAGCCGTCCGCGCGCTTCCAGTCCGCGCACGAGCTGTCCTCCGCCTTCTCCTCGCGCGTGGAGGCGGGGCGTCCCTTCCGTCCAGCCAAGGTGCTGGTGGTCGACGACGAGCCCGACGTCGCGGTGATGATGGAGCAGAGCTTCCGCAAGCAGATCCGCCGCTCCGTCTACCAGTTCCTCTTCGCGGCGGATGGAGAGGAGGCGCTCGAGGAGCTGCGCCAGCACCCGGACACGGCCGTCGTCCTGTGCGACATCAACATGCCCAGGATGGACGGACTCACGTTCCTGTCACGCGTGGGGGAGGTGAGCGCGCTCGTCCGCGTGGTCATCGTCTCGGCGTACGGCGACATGAGCAACCTGCGCACGGCGATGAACCGAGGGGCCTTCGACTTCATCACCAAGCCCATCGACTTCCCGGACCTGGAGGCCACGCTCATCAAGACGCTCAAGCACGTGCGCGAGCTGCGGCGCACGGTGCGCTACACCGAGGAGAACGGCCTGTTGCGCATGTTCGTCCCCGGCGGCGTGCTGGAGCGCATCCCTCCCATGTTGCAAGGCACGGAGGCCATGGCCGGCGAGTGGGTGGAGGGCACCGTCGTCTTCATCGACGTGGATGGCTTCACGCCCGTGCTGCGCCAGGAGGCCCCGCCCGAGTCGCTGCGTCGCCTCAACGCCAACTTCGAGGCCATTGTCCCGGAGGTGCTCGCGCGCGGCGGGACCGTGGACAAGTTCGTGGGCGACGCGGTGATGGCCCTGTTCCGCGGCCCCGAGCACGTGGACCGCGCGCTGGAGGCCTGCCTCGCCATCCGTCGGCAGCTCGAGATTCTCGCGTTGAAGGGCGGAGAGACGGCGCCCTATGCCCATGGCGTCTGCATGGGGCTGGACTCCGGAGACCTGGTGGCGGGGAGCATCGGCGCGAAGGCGTCGGGCCGGCTCGACTACACGGTGCTGGGGGACGCGGTGAACACGGCGGCGCGGCTCGCGTCGCTGGCGGGCCGAGGCCAGGTGCTCCTCAGCGACAGGACGCGGACGCGAGCGCGGGAGCCCTACGTCTACGCGCCCCTGGGTGAGCAGCAGCTGCCAGGGACGGCGCTGTCGCTCACCGTCTTCGAGCTGCTGCGAGGCGAGGGGGCTCGGGCCGTGGCGCCCGAGGACACCACGCCCCTGGTGGGACCCGCGAGCGTCTAG
- a CDS encoding trifunctional serine/threonine-protein kinase/ATP-binding protein/sensor histidine kinase, with protein sequence MIEVPGYRSDRVLSTSGSFHLLRATRVDDGASVILKVTDASRPPSLANRLRHEFELTQALRLEGVLHPLALEESRPGVSVLVLEGFGEKTLAQRLASERVDTRTGCRLAVALARAVGQLHAAGILHRDLQPASVLLGVDDASVKLTGLTLATRRARTEVAPVAPDRLEGTLEYLSPEGTGRTHRSVDSRSDFYSLGVMLFELFTGRRPFADTDALGLIHAHVALPPPSPQALAPELPRTLANLILKLLAKSPEDRYQSAYGLVADLQRCLEALEARGTVPDFELGTKDVPERFAVPEKLYGRESQQAALRFAFERASSGRSGFVLVTGGAGLGKSALTGTLKRPVSEKHGLFVRGKYDQLLRDAPYSGIFEAFREVARSLLGEERLEDWRQRLLESLGGMGRLVVDAVPRMALVLGEQPPVPELDPAESELRFQLVLRKLMGALATPEHPLVIVLDDLQWADSASLQLLRLLLSDKGLNNLLVVGACRTEELSPEHPVEGLFQALREAGTPVQRLDLEPLSPEHLSRLVSDVFPAAAGQRDTQLDAVVFSLTEGNPFFAVQLLRAFYERGLVRFDAEGGGFRWDGSALRGQDFSDGVVALLTSRIRELSPDAQALLPMAAALGHTFTSRNLAVVTEQSLQQAEATLDEIVQAGLVAPVGADSFQFAHDRVQQAALELTPTSEHAEVHARIGRLLLSHTPPELMDEQLADIVNHFHLALPVLKDTEERHRVAALDLRAGRGAKSRGAWTAALRLLSTGRQLLGDEGWTKSRVLAFDLHVEAAEAAYLAADFEQMERLAGAALAHAADPLENVRVHLVRLQCHSHRGEHARAVDLGLEVLAKLGQNLPAQPKQPHVLAAVAKTKVLLGLRKPEDLESLPELKDPLLLATLRLMMKLSTAAFMSRPLLFPLIVLRTLQLSIRHGATGASAFGYVGFGLMLSVHLGNPEEGYRYGRLALKTLDRFGAESLRAMVHFVFNLFIRHWKEPLSTCIDDFFTGATKGQESGDIEYFAYNASAGCAASLIGRDGLAAHGPRVDHFLDLLASHQHKNVPFLQFTRHTLDQLTGAFTGDIEARERDILAPYHQLGYANGIASCDVMRTMRRWLWGDARGTLESAAAVDAHAELIAGQIYLPWYKFFQGLALLQLHSTRGPLERIRSSRSIDALRKQMRAWARIAPMNYAARSELLDAERARVDGRNAEAADGFDRAIRLAREHGLSLDEGVACEQAARFHLTAGRERVARAYLQEARDAYVRWGARAVASRLEREHPRLLTSAPAELVHTEESAGTPLAALDMASVLKTARALSGEIVLDKLLRKIMTLLIENAGARRGFLILKRSEGLFIEAEGSVDGARVLLEHAVPVETSAALPASIVHYVVRTGETVILDDAAAEEPFSEDPYVRSAHPKSVLCSPLLKQGSLTGVLYLENDATRGAFTPERLEVLRLLSFQAAISLENAGLYASLEEYSHTLERRVDERTAELQAKNVELAGTLTRIQEMQRQLVAQEKLASLGSLTAGIAHELQNPLNFVNNFSELSAKLATELDGTLRGMMDRFDATTVEDVLETLEDLKQNSQRIQSHGRRASGIIKTMLRHSRRSEGSRSRADLNVLIRDSVNLAVQGLRARQGASAVETETDFDTSVGNVELVAGDISRLIINILDNAFYATVQKQRTAATGFVPRVQVTTRRQGDRVELRVRDNGSGIPVEIRERLFDPFFTTKPAGSGTGLGLSLCHDIVQEHQGDIRVDSIVGEYTEFIITIPAPPSSAIVA encoded by the coding sequence ATGATTGAAGTCCCTGGCTACCGAAGCGACAGAGTCCTCTCCACCTCGGGTTCCTTTCACCTGCTTCGGGCAACCCGCGTGGATGACGGCGCGTCGGTCATCCTGAAGGTCACCGACGCGTCACGGCCCCCCTCCCTGGCGAATCGGCTCCGACATGAGTTCGAGCTGACCCAAGCCCTGCGCCTCGAAGGTGTCCTCCATCCGCTGGCCCTGGAGGAATCACGCCCCGGCGTGTCCGTCCTCGTCCTCGAAGGGTTTGGAGAGAAGACCCTCGCCCAGCGGCTCGCGTCGGAGCGTGTCGACACGCGCACGGGCTGCCGACTCGCCGTCGCCCTCGCGCGAGCCGTGGGCCAGCTCCACGCCGCGGGCATCCTGCATCGCGACCTCCAGCCGGCCTCGGTGCTGCTGGGCGTGGATGACGCCTCCGTGAAGCTGACCGGGCTCACGCTGGCCACGCGCCGCGCCCGCACGGAAGTCGCGCCCGTCGCCCCGGACCGGCTCGAGGGGACGCTCGAGTACCTGTCGCCGGAAGGCACCGGCCGCACGCACCGCAGCGTCGACTCGCGCAGCGACTTCTACTCGCTGGGCGTCATGTTGTTCGAGCTGTTCACCGGCCGCAGGCCCTTCGCCGACACCGACGCGCTGGGCCTCATCCACGCGCACGTCGCCCTGCCTCCGCCTTCGCCTCAGGCGCTCGCGCCGGAGCTGCCGCGTACGCTCGCCAACCTCATCCTCAAGCTCCTGGCCAAGTCACCGGAGGACCGCTACCAGAGTGCCTATGGATTGGTGGCGGACCTCCAGCGGTGCCTCGAGGCGCTGGAGGCACGCGGCACCGTGCCCGACTTCGAGCTGGGCACGAAGGATGTCCCCGAGCGCTTCGCCGTCCCCGAGAAGCTCTATGGGCGGGAGTCGCAGCAGGCCGCGCTGAGGTTCGCCTTCGAGCGCGCCTCCTCGGGCCGCTCCGGCTTCGTGCTCGTCACCGGCGGCGCGGGCCTGGGGAAGTCCGCGCTCACGGGCACGCTCAAGCGCCCGGTCTCCGAGAAGCACGGCCTCTTCGTGCGCGGCAAGTACGACCAACTCCTTCGCGACGCGCCGTACAGCGGCATCTTCGAGGCGTTCCGCGAGGTCGCCCGCAGCCTGCTCGGCGAGGAGCGGCTGGAGGATTGGCGGCAGCGGCTCCTGGAGTCCCTGGGAGGCATGGGCCGACTGGTGGTGGATGCGGTGCCGCGCATGGCGCTGGTGCTCGGAGAACAGCCGCCCGTTCCCGAGCTGGACCCCGCCGAGTCGGAACTTCGCTTCCAGCTCGTGCTGCGCAAGCTGATGGGCGCGCTCGCCACGCCGGAGCACCCGCTCGTCATCGTGCTCGACGACCTCCAGTGGGCGGACAGCGCGAGCCTTCAGTTGCTGCGTCTGCTGTTGTCGGACAAGGGCCTCAACAACCTGCTCGTCGTCGGCGCCTGTCGCACGGAGGAGCTGAGCCCCGAGCATCCCGTGGAGGGACTGTTCCAGGCCCTGCGTGAGGCCGGGACGCCCGTGCAGCGCCTGGACCTGGAGCCCCTGTCTCCGGAGCACCTGTCGCGGCTCGTGAGCGACGTCTTCCCCGCGGCGGCCGGACAGCGGGACACGCAGCTGGACGCGGTGGTGTTCTCGCTGACGGAGGGCAATCCCTTCTTCGCGGTGCAGCTCCTGCGCGCGTTCTACGAGCGAGGGCTCGTGCGCTTCGACGCGGAAGGCGGCGGGTTCCGGTGGGACGGAAGCGCGCTTCGAGGCCAGGACTTCAGCGACGGCGTGGTCGCGCTGCTCACGTCCCGCATCCGGGAGCTGAGTCCGGATGCGCAGGCCCTGCTGCCCATGGCCGCGGCGCTCGGCCACACCTTCACCTCGCGCAACCTCGCGGTCGTCACGGAGCAGTCGCTCCAGCAGGCGGAGGCGACCCTCGACGAAATCGTCCAGGCGGGACTGGTCGCCCCCGTGGGCGCGGACAGCTTCCAGTTCGCGCATGACCGCGTCCAGCAAGCCGCGCTCGAGCTCACCCCCACGAGCGAGCACGCGGAGGTCCACGCGCGCATCGGCCGGTTGCTCCTGAGCCACACGCCTCCGGAGCTGATGGACGAGCAGCTGGCGGACATCGTCAACCACTTCCACCTGGCGCTTCCCGTGTTGAAGGACACCGAGGAGCGCCACCGCGTGGCGGCCCTGGACCTGCGCGCGGGACGAGGAGCCAAGTCACGCGGTGCCTGGACCGCCGCGCTGAGGCTGCTGTCGACGGGCCGCCAGCTCCTGGGCGATGAAGGCTGGACGAAGAGCCGCGTGCTCGCGTTCGACCTGCACGTCGAGGCCGCCGAGGCCGCCTATCTCGCCGCCGACTTCGAGCAGATGGAGCGGCTGGCCGGAGCGGCGCTCGCCCACGCGGCGGACCCGCTCGAGAACGTGCGTGTGCACCTGGTCCGACTCCAGTGCCACTCCCACCGAGGCGAGCATGCGCGCGCGGTGGACCTGGGCCTGGAGGTGCTGGCGAAGCTGGGCCAGAACCTCCCCGCGCAGCCCAAGCAGCCCCACGTCCTGGCCGCCGTGGCGAAGACCAAGGTGTTGCTGGGGCTGCGCAAGCCCGAGGACCTGGAGTCACTGCCCGAGCTCAAGGACCCGCTGCTGCTGGCGACGCTGCGCCTGATGATGAAGCTGTCCACGGCCGCGTTCATGTCGCGGCCCCTGCTCTTCCCGCTCATCGTCCTGCGCACCCTCCAGCTCTCCATCCGCCATGGCGCGACGGGGGCTTCGGCCTTCGGATACGTGGGCTTCGGGTTGATGCTCAGCGTCCACCTGGGCAACCCCGAGGAGGGCTACCGCTACGGCCGGCTCGCCCTGAAGACCCTGGACCGGTTCGGCGCGGAGAGCCTGCGCGCCATGGTGCACTTCGTCTTCAACCTGTTCATCCGCCACTGGAAGGAGCCGCTGTCGACGTGCATCGACGACTTCTTCACGGGTGCGACCAAGGGACAGGAGTCGGGCGACATCGAGTACTTCGCGTACAACGCGAGCGCGGGCTGCGCGGCGTCCCTCATCGGCCGGGATGGCCTGGCCGCGCATGGGCCACGCGTCGACCACTTCCTGGACCTGCTCGCGTCGCACCAGCACAAGAACGTGCCGTTCCTCCAGTTCACCCGGCACACGCTCGACCAGCTCACGGGGGCCTTCACGGGAGACATCGAGGCCCGGGAGCGGGACATCCTCGCGCCGTATCATCAGCTCGGGTACGCGAACGGCATCGCCTCCTGCGACGTCATGCGCACCATGCGGCGCTGGCTGTGGGGGGATGCGCGGGGCACGCTCGAGAGCGCCGCCGCGGTGGATGCCCACGCGGAGCTCATCGCCGGGCAGATCTACCTGCCCTGGTACAAGTTCTTCCAGGGCTTGGCGCTGCTCCAGCTCCACTCGACGCGGGGGCCGCTGGAGCGCATCCGCTCGTCGCGCTCCATCGACGCGCTCCGCAAGCAGATGCGGGCCTGGGCACGCATCGCGCCCATGAACTACGCGGCGCGCTCGGAGCTGCTGGACGCGGAGCGAGCCCGGGTGGACGGACGCAACGCGGAGGCCGCGGACGGCTTTGACCGAGCCATCCGACTGGCGCGCGAGCATGGCCTGTCGCTCGACGAAGGTGTCGCGTGCGAGCAGGCCGCGCGCTTCCACCTCACCGCCGGGCGTGAGCGGGTCGCGCGGGCCTATCTCCAGGAAGCCCGTGATGCGTATGTCCGCTGGGGTGCGCGTGCGGTGGCCTCACGACTGGAGCGCGAGCACCCGCGCTTGTTGACCTCGGCACCCGCCGAACTGGTGCACACCGAGGAGTCCGCGGGCACACCGCTGGCCGCGCTGGACATGGCCTCCGTGCTGAAGACCGCGCGCGCGCTGTCCGGCGAAATCGTCCTGGACAAGCTCCTGCGCAAGATCATGACGCTTCTCATCGAGAACGCGGGCGCGCGCCGGGGCTTCCTCATCCTCAAGCGGTCCGAGGGACTCTTCATCGAAGCGGAAGGCTCCGTCGACGGCGCTCGCGTGCTGTTGGAGCATGCCGTGCCCGTGGAGACCTCCGCCGCGCTGCCCGCCTCCATCGTCCACTACGTCGTGCGCACCGGCGAGACGGTGATCCTGGACGATGCCGCCGCGGAGGAGCCCTTCTCCGAGGACCCCTATGTCCGCAGCGCCCACCCCAAGTCCGTGCTGTGCAGCCCCCTCTTGAAGCAGGGCTCGCTCACGGGCGTGCTGTACCTGGAGAACGACGCGACACGCGGGGCCTTCACGCCCGAGCGGCTGGAGGTGCTGCGCCTCCTGTCCTTCCAGGCCGCCATCTCCCTGGAGAACGCGGGCCTCTACGCCAGCCTGGAGGAATACAGCCACACGCTGGAACGCCGCGTCGACGAGCGCACCGCCGAGCTCCAGGCGAAGAACGTGGAGCTCGCGGGGACGCTCACCCGCATCCAGGAGATGCAGCGACAGCTCGTGGCGCAGGAGAAGCTGGCCTCGTTGGGCTCGCTCACGGCCGGCATCGCGCATGAGCTGCAGAACCCGCTCAACTTCGTGAACAACTTCTCGGAGCTCTCCGCGAAGCTGGCCACCGAGCTGGACGGCACGCTGCGGGGCATGATGGACCGCTTCGACGCCACGACGGTGGAGGATGTGCTCGAGACGCTGGAGGACCTGAAGCAGAACTCCCAGCGCATCCAATCCCATGGCCGCCGAGCGTCCGGCATCATCAAGACGATGCTGCGCCACTCGCGCCGCTCGGAGGGCTCGCGCAGTCGCGCGGACCTGAACGTGCTGATTCGCGACAGCGTCAACCTGGCCGTGCAGGGCCTGCGGGCTCGCCAGGGAGCCTCCGCCGTGGAGACGGAGACGGACTTCGACACGTCCGTGGGCAACGTCGAGCTGGTGGCGGGCGACATCAGCCGCCTCATCATCAACATCCTCGACAACGCCTTCTACGCCACCGTGCAGAAGCAGCGCACCGCGGCCACGGGCTTCGTGCCTCGAGTCCAGGTCACCACCCGGCGACAGGGAGACCGCGTGGAGCTGCGCGTGCGCGACAACGGCTCGGGCATCCCCGTGGAGATTCGCGAGCGGCTCTTCGACCCGTTCTTCACCACCAAGCCCGCGGGCTCGGGCACGGGCCTGGGACTGTCGCTCTGCCACGACATCGTCCAGGAGCACCAGGGCGACATCCGCGTGGACAGCATCGTCGGCGAGTACACGGAGTTCATCATCACCATCCCCGCCCCACCCTCGAGCGCCATCGTCGCCTGA
- the crtI gene encoding phytoene desaturase family protein has protein sequence MKPSTRVVGDTRRDGRRVLVIGSGFGGLAAAVRLAARGWKVTVLERREGPGGRAHAFRQDGFTFDAGPTVITCPNLLEELWTLAGQRLSDHVTLRPVTPLYRMRFPDGSTFDYHAERDAMLRSVRSFAPKDVAGYEALSARVERMYEAGIGPLMTAPVPNVLSLAAYTPALLREEAFRSMYGLVSKHVKDERLRQALSFHPLLIGGSPFLPASAVYTSIHYVERRWGSHFPVGGTGALVRGLVALLESLGGEVRYNSEVSEITLEGRTATGVRLGSGESLAAEAVVSNADAAWTYRYLLPNHVRDHWSDERVQQARYSMSVFLWYFGTRRQYPKVAHHTLLFGRDFRGMFEGLSGEGAAAEDPLLYLHRPTATDAALAPEGHDAFYVLAPVPHLAAGSNWKARADVFRAELARRLSRTVLPGLQAELVTSRVFTPEDFRDELRSFRGAAFSFAPTLLQSTFLRAQAKSEDVERLYLVGAGTHPGAGLPAVLCSAKILDEVMAEL, from the coding sequence ATGAAGCCTTCAACCAGGGTGGTGGGTGACACACGGCGAGACGGCAGGCGTGTGCTCGTCATCGGCAGTGGTTTTGGTGGACTCGCCGCCGCCGTCCGGCTGGCCGCGCGCGGTTGGAAGGTCACCGTCCTGGAGCGCCGAGAAGGTCCCGGTGGCCGCGCCCATGCGTTCCGTCAGGACGGCTTCACCTTCGACGCGGGCCCCACCGTCATCACCTGTCCGAACCTGCTCGAGGAGCTGTGGACGCTGGCGGGACAACGCCTGTCGGACCACGTCACGCTGCGGCCGGTGACGCCGCTGTACCGCATGCGGTTCCCGGATGGCTCCACGTTCGACTACCACGCTGAGCGCGACGCGATGCTGCGGTCCGTCCGGAGCTTCGCGCCAAAGGATGTGGCCGGTTACGAGGCGCTCTCCGCGCGGGTCGAGCGGATGTACGAAGCGGGCATCGGTCCGTTGATGACGGCTCCGGTGCCGAATGTCTTGAGCCTCGCGGCGTACACGCCGGCCCTGTTGCGTGAGGAGGCCTTCCGGTCGATGTACGGCCTGGTCTCGAAGCACGTGAAGGATGAGCGGCTGCGGCAGGCGCTGAGCTTTCATCCGCTCCTCATCGGCGGCAGTCCGTTCCTCCCCGCGAGCGCGGTGTACACGTCCATCCACTACGTGGAGCGCCGCTGGGGGTCGCACTTCCCCGTGGGCGGCACGGGGGCGCTGGTGCGCGGGCTCGTGGCGCTGCTCGAGTCCCTGGGGGGCGAGGTCCGATACAACAGCGAGGTGTCGGAGATCACGCTGGAGGGACGCACCGCCACGGGGGTACGGCTGGGGTCGGGCGAGTCGCTGGCCGCGGAGGCGGTGGTCTCCAACGCGGATGCCGCGTGGACGTACCGCTACCTCCTGCCGAACCACGTTCGCGACCACTGGTCGGATGAGCGCGTTCAACAAGCGCGGTACTCGATGAGCGTGTTCCTCTGGTACTTCGGCACGCGCCGCCAGTACCCGAAGGTGGCGCACCACACGCTGCTGTTCGGCCGCGACTTCCGAGGCATGTTCGAAGGTCTGTCGGGCGAAGGTGCCGCCGCCGAGGACCCGTTGCTGTACCTGCATCGACCCACGGCGACCGACGCGGCCTTGGCGCCCGAAGGGCACGATGCCTTCTATGTCCTCGCGCCCGTGCCGCACCTGGCCGCGGGCTCGAACTGGAAGGCGAGGGCGGACGTGTTCCGCGCGGAGCTGGCGCGGCGGTTGTCGCGCACCGTGCTTCCCGGACTGCAGGCGGAGCTCGTGACGTCGCGGGTCTTCACGCCGGAGGACTTCCGGGACGAGCTCCGCTCCTTCCGAGGCGCGGCGTTCAGCTTCGCGCCCACGCTGTTGCAGTCCACGTTCCTCAGGGCCCAGGCGAAGAGCGAGGACGTGGAGCGGCTGTACCTCGTCGGGGCGGGGACCCACCCCGGCGCGGGACTGCCCGCGGTGCTGTGCTCGGCCAAGATCCTCGATGAGGTCATGGCCGAGCTGTGA